One Bombus vancouverensis nearcticus chromosome 7, iyBomVanc1_principal, whole genome shotgun sequence DNA window includes the following coding sequences:
- the Vps15 gene encoding vacuolar protein sorting 15 isoform X2 — protein MLERNPANRKSAEIYLAQARGTVFPEYFYLFLQPYMLIFSAAPILSPDEKINRLKKDIGNIINILKAEENEKMKSDIRKAEVTQNNHFENNVESTKDDSGHSEDNTITEVDSDQSFDKSDLNQSDPKTVQIQKSNCNGQTDQQSDAILVESQRRKIDLKSEKKVLSSEPVEGLVIITQLVTSCIRGLHHSQSKLQSLEILLELAENTSDETILDRILPYIFHLVHDPAPRVRVSAIHTLTKCLHLVKSIPPSDVNIFPEYILPGLAHITQDEAVIVRAAYAENIAHLAHIALRYLENAHLSNLGNKEGPKPSYDSELQTLHEMVQQSVSMLLTDPQNLVKQTLMESGINKLCVFFGKQKANDILLSHVITFLNDKEDKELRGSFFECIVGVAAYVGWHSSPILMPLLQQGLADPEEFVTTKAISAMATLTELGLLHKSALYQLLYETMVFLVHPNLWIRHATVGFISTAARTLNLVDVQCKVQSIIQPYLKHPLIQIEKEVLLLEALVSPIPRIVYDSLVKYNDVEELFQVLEQRQTARAKAVTGIVPQYSEMSTSLRNLFRRLSSESMTETVEDQLLIMKPHLMKINKYRNSMDAKLSTAKSIDGKLELNTMKDKIRHHIVILYPDTKGDLGLPPFKRLDRRTSDSVGTYATMNQEWRTMFAAQDNVQHTVKMSDMTGSNGSPSQSLHGGDIHLSPQHSLSDMNSINDHSLHERSYIQYRCAPCRLEVRQLTYRKQEQHAAALRAQHWADNIAWQAGSRLLPSGWRPRGVPIAHLHEHRAAVNRLVSIPDTSLFASSSADGCIKIWDASRMEGRNIANRSRQTYMHRGGPLVGLAICDQGQSLASSASQSGTVFVLRIESNSSKMSVIGTRQLDLQEEGCAVDLQYLDSGSQSVLVYASLYGSLVGWDLRCPGTTWRLENDLKHGVITSFCVNNYQQWLTLGTSSGVHTCWDLRFQLPITSIKHPTNARVRKVITHPTEHSWIISAVQGNNEISMWNLETDFRQMVLWASSAPPLSHSQGGHSVCAMYSGCIDRSGFLLAGGTDMRLRFWDLNTPNESYVALPAANDVTPPNSLAYEQRLIDGTNVVQEVLAGGGPTPSSGGGSSIRTRNSEEGGQGPETPPSGHHDTISAVAMSNTCILTGSTDGLIQVWK, from the exons ATGCTGGAGAGGAATCCAGCAAATAGAAAAAGCGCTGAAATTTATTTAGCTCAAGCTCGTGGAACAGTATTtccagaatatttttatttatttcttcaacCATATATGCTTATCTTCTCTGCTGCCCCAATTTTATCTCctgatgaaaaaattaatagacttaaaaaagatattggtaatatcattaatattttaaaagcggaggaaaatgaaaaaatgaagaGTGACATAAGAAAAGCAGAAGTCACACAGAATAACCATTTTGAAAACAATGTGGAATCAACTAAGGACGATTCTGGTCACAGTGAAGATAATACTATCACAGAAGTTGACAGTGATCAAAGTTTTGACAAGAGCGATTTAAATCAAAGTGATCCAAAAACTGTCCAAATTCAAAAGTCTAATTGTAACGGTCAAACAGATCAGCAATCGGACGCTATATTAGTTGAAAGTCAAAGGCGAAAAATAGATTTGAAGAGCGAGAAAAAGGTTTTGTCTTCAGAACCTGTTGAAGGATTGGTTATTATTACTCAGCTCGTTACTTCATGCATACGAGGTTTACATCATTCTCAATCTAAATTACAAAGTTTAGAAATATTACTTGAGCTTGCTGAAAACACATCAGATGAAACAATATTGGATCGAATTTTGCCTTACATC TTTCATTTAGTTCATGATCCTGCTCCACGTGTACGGGTATCAGCAATACACACTTTGACAAAATGTTTGCATCTTGTAAAATCAATTCCACCATCAGATGTGAACATCTTTCCAGAATATATTTTACCTGGTTTAGCACATATCACACAAGATGAAGCTGTAATTGTTAGAGCCGCTTACGCAGAAAATATTGCACATTTAGCACACATTGCATTACGTTATTTAGAAAATGCTCATTTATCCAACTTAGGTAACAAAGAAGGTCCAAAACCAAGTTATGATAGTGAGCTTCAAACTTTGCACGAAatg gtGCAACAATCTGTGTCCATGCTATTAACGGACCCTCAGAATTTAGTAAAACAAACATTAATGGAAAGTGGAATAAATAAACTATGTGTATTTTTTGGAAAACAAAAGGCCAATGATATTCTGCTTAGTCATGTAATTACTTTTTTAAATGATAAGGAAGACAAAGAGTTAAGAGGTTCATTTTTCGAATGTATTGTTGGTGTCGCTGCTTATGTTGGTTGGCATAGTAGTCCTATTCTTATGCCTCTTCTTCAACAAGGACTAGCAGATCCTGAGGAATTCGTAACCACAAAGGCTATTAGTGCAATGGCAACTCTCACAGAATTAGGTCTCTTACACAAGTCTGCTCTTTATCAACTTTTATATGAAACCATGGTCTTTTTA GTGCATCCAAATTTATGGATAAGACATGCGACTGTTGGTTTCATATCTACAGCGGCAAGAACACTTAACTTAGTAGATGTTCAGTGCAAAGTTCAATCAATAATACAGCCCTACTTAAAACATCCATTAATTCaaatagaaaaagaagtttTGTTATTAGAAGCCTTGGTATCTCCTATACCAAGAATTGTTTATGATTCCCTTGTAAAATACAACGATGTGGAGGAACTATTTCAAGTTCTTGAACAAAGACAAACTGCTCGAGCTAAAGCAGTAACAGGAATAGTACCACAATATAGTGAAATGAGTACTTCATTGCGGAAT CTTTTCAGACGTTTGAGTTCGGAGTCAATGACTGAAACTGTTGAAGACcaattattaataatgaaacCACATTTAATGAAAATCAATAAGTATAGAAATTCGATGGATGCGAAGCTAAGTACAGCTAAATCGATAGATggaaaattagaattaaatacTATGAAGGACAAGATACGACATCACATAGTAATATTATATCCTGATACAAAAGGTGATCTAGGTCTTCCGCCATTTAAACGATTAGATCGTAGAACATCAGATAGTGTTGGCACATATGCAACAATGAATCAAGAATGGCGTACAATGTTCGCAGCTCAGGACAATGTTCAG CACACTGTTAAAATGTCAGATATGACAGGAAGTAATGGAAGTCCTAGTCAAAGTTTACATGGAGGGGATATCCACTTATCACCACAACATAGTTTATCTGACATGAATAGTATAAATGACCATTCTCTTCATGAACGTTCATATATTCAAT ACAGGTGTGCACCTTGTAGATTAGAAGTAAGACAACTAACGTACAGAAAACAAGAACAACATGCTGCAGCGTTAAGAGCACAGCACTGGGCTGATAACATTGCGTGGCAAGCtg GTTCAAGATTATTACCAAGTGGATGGAGACCTAGAGGGGTACCAATTGCACATCTCCATGAACATAGAGCTGCAGTAAATAGGCTAGTTTCTATACCGGATACTAGTTTATTTGCCAGTAGCTCTGCAGATGGATGCATAAAGATATGGGATGCAAGTAGAATGGaaggtcgaaatatcgctaatcGTTCTAG GCAAACTTACATGCATAGAGGTGGTCCTCTAGTTGGCTTAGCTATATGTGATCAGGGACAATCATTAGCAAGTTCTGCTAGCCAATCAGGCACTGTATTTGTTTTACGAATTGAATCAAATTCTAGTAAAATGAGCGTTATCGGTACCAGACAGTTAGATCTTCAG GAAGAGGGATGTGCAGTTGATTTACAGTATTTAGACTCTGGTTCACAATCAGTCCTTGTTTATGCATCACTTTATGGTTCATTGGTAGGGTGGGATTTAAGGTGTCCTGGTACAACATGGCGTTTAGAAAATGACCTAAAACACGGAGTAATTACCTCATTTTGTGTAAACAATTATCAACAATGGTTGACCCTTGGTACAAGTTCTGGCGTACATACTTGCTGGGACTTGCGGTTTCAATTACCAATAACCAGTATTAAACACCCTACAA ATGCAAGGGTGAGGAAGGTAATTACTCATCCCACAGAACATTCCTGGATTATTTCGGCTGTTCAAGGAAACAACGAAATTTCAATGTGGAATCTCGAAACTGATTTTCGTCAAATGGTTCTCTGGGCGTCAAGTGCACCTCCACTTAGTCACTCGCAAGGTGGTCATAGTGTATGTGCAATGTATTCTGGATGTATCGATCGCTCAGGCTTCTTGTTAGCTGGTGGTACTGATATGAGATTGCGTTTTTGGGACTTAAACACACCCAACGAATCGTATGTTGCATTGCCTGCTGCTAATGATGTCACTCCTCCAAATTCATTGGCATATGA ACAACGTTTAATCGATGGAACCAATGTCGTTCAAGAAGTCTTAGCTGGAGGTGGTCCAACTCCATCATCCGGAGGAGGAAGCAGTATTAGAACAAGAAACTCCGAAGAAGGTGGCCAAGGTCCAGAAACTCCACCATCTGGACATCACGACACTATTTCCGCCGTAGCTATGTCTAACACGTGTATTCTTACTGGTAGTACAGATGGATTAATACAAGTTTGGAAATGA